One Phenylobacterium hankyongense DNA segment encodes these proteins:
- a CDS encoding metallophosphoesterase family protein, translated as MMAKPERAPRRSPGGGGTAGELVYAIGDIHGSYELLKELLAAVARDYAGRAKGRRPILIFLGDYIDRGPQSTSVLETMLWLQRREDIETHLLKGNHEQGLLAFVDSPEEGSGWLRFGGVETLASYGVAPPDPVKGPQAYVRARDELLEAMPASHLRLLQRLELMAIIGDYAFVHAGIRPGTALKAQTERDLLWIREGFLDAPQAFEKIIVHGHTWIGEDPQMLENRIGVDTGAYETGVLTALRLDDGQRGILQAGRGAQWRRAPPGVGGELVITRA; from the coding sequence ATGATGGCAAAGCCAGAACGAGCCCCGCGCCGATCCCCCGGCGGCGGCGGCACAGCCGGCGAGCTGGTCTACGCGATCGGCGACATCCACGGCTCATACGAGCTGCTCAAGGAGCTTCTGGCGGCGGTCGCCCGCGATTACGCCGGACGGGCCAAGGGGCGGCGGCCGATCCTGATCTTCCTCGGCGACTACATCGACCGCGGGCCGCAATCGACCAGCGTGCTGGAGACCATGCTGTGGCTGCAGCGCCGGGAGGATATCGAGACCCACCTGCTGAAGGGCAACCACGAGCAGGGCCTGCTGGCGTTTGTGGACTCGCCGGAGGAGGGCTCCGGCTGGCTGCGGTTCGGCGGGGTCGAGACCCTGGCCTCCTACGGGGTCGCGCCGCCGGACCCGGTGAAGGGACCGCAAGCCTATGTGCGGGCCCGCGACGAGTTGCTGGAAGCCATGCCGGCCTCGCACCTGCGGCTCCTGCAACGGCTGGAACTGATGGCGATCATCGGCGACTACGCCTTCGTCCACGCCGGGATCAGGCCGGGCACGGCGCTCAAGGCCCAGACCGAGCGGGACCTGCTGTGGATCCGGGAGGGCTTCCTGGACGCCCCTCAGGCCTTCGAGAAGATCATCGTCCACGGCCACACCTGGATCGGCGAGGATCCCCAGATGCTGGAGAACCGGATCGGCGTGGACACCGGCGCCTATGAGACCGGCGTGCTGACCGCCCTGCGCCTGGACGACGGCCAGCGCGGCATCCTGCAGGCCGGTCGTGGCGCGCAATGGCGCCGTGCGCCGCCCGGCGTGGGGGGCGAACTGGTGATCACCCGCGCCTAG
- a CDS encoding MFS transporter, whose product MLRLRRRSLASINAELRDGVIPASEGLRRVADVTPAAGGGQPHNYRTVALIIACALFMEGMDATVLATALPAMARDFHVPVTHLSSALTAYLLALAIFIPASGRFADRFGAKTVFRLAILVFLAGSLLCAQARDLPFLILARFLQGAGGAMMIPIGRLVLLRSVRKEDMVAATSWLIMPALVGPIIGPPLGGFIITYLDWRWIFYLNLPVGLLGVVLVTKFIAEVRGERPVRADFLGFILSGVSLGCLLFGFEMTSRSGELRGAAALIAVGLVTGALYVRHAGRRQDPILDLSLMQIPTFRLSVIAGSLTRITQGAQPFLLPLMLQVGFGMKASSSGAITIAGAMGSLGMKWLAPGLLRRFGFRRSLVVNGLLGAAGYAVCGILRPDWPLPVIFGVLMASGFFMSFQFTAYNTIAYDEIDPGRMSAATSFYATFQQLMLSLGICVGAAALHLAMAPSGRITPQPGDFTVAFLVVTAISASATIWNLKFSKTAGEEMSGRVPRSPQGQVAQEQTAKS is encoded by the coding sequence ATGCTGAGGCTGCGACGCCGTAGCCTGGCCTCGATCAACGCCGAGCTCCGCGACGGGGTGATCCCGGCCTCCGAGGGCCTGCGCCGCGTGGCCGACGTGACGCCCGCCGCCGGGGGCGGCCAGCCGCACAACTACCGCACCGTCGCCCTGATCATCGCCTGCGCCCTGTTCATGGAGGGGATGGACGCCACGGTCCTGGCCACCGCCCTGCCGGCCATGGCCCGCGACTTCCACGTGCCGGTCACCCACCTCAGTTCGGCGCTGACGGCCTATCTGCTGGCCCTGGCGATCTTCATCCCCGCCAGCGGGCGCTTCGCCGATCGCTTCGGCGCCAAGACGGTGTTCCGGCTGGCGATCCTGGTGTTCCTCGCCGGCTCGCTGCTCTGCGCCCAGGCGCGCGACCTGCCGTTCCTGATACTCGCGCGGTTCCTGCAGGGCGCCGGCGGGGCGATGATGATCCCGATCGGCCGGTTGGTGCTGCTGCGCAGCGTCCGCAAGGAGGACATGGTCGCGGCCACCTCGTGGCTGATCATGCCCGCGCTCGTGGGGCCGATCATCGGCCCGCCGCTGGGCGGCTTCATCATCACCTACCTGGACTGGCGGTGGATCTTCTACCTGAACCTGCCGGTGGGCCTGCTGGGCGTGGTGCTGGTCACCAAGTTCATCGCCGAGGTGCGGGGCGAACGGCCGGTGCGGGCCGATTTCCTCGGCTTCATCCTCTCCGGGGTCTCCCTCGGCTGCCTGCTGTTCGGCTTCGAGATGACGAGCCGCTCGGGCGAGCTTCGCGGCGCCGCAGCGCTGATCGCCGTGGGCCTGGTAACCGGCGCGCTCTACGTGCGCCATGCGGGCCGGCGCCAGGATCCGATCCTCGACCTGTCGCTGATGCAGATCCCCACCTTCCGGCTGTCGGTGATCGCCGGCTCCCTCACCCGCATCACCCAGGGGGCGCAGCCGTTCCTGCTGCCGCTGATGCTGCAGGTGGGGTTCGGGATGAAGGCCTCGAGCAGCGGCGCGATCACCATCGCCGGGGCCATGGGATCTCTCGGCATGAAGTGGCTGGCGCCCGGGCTGCTGCGGCGGTTCGGATTTCGCAGAAGCCTGGTGGTCAACGGCCTGCTCGGGGCGGCCGGCTATGCGGTCTGCGGGATCCTGCGGCCGGACTGGCCCCTGCCCGTGATCTTCGGCGTGCTGATGGCGAGCGGCTTCTTCATGTCGTTCCAGTTCACCGCCTACAACACCATCGCCTACGACGAGATCGACCCCGGCCGGATGAGCGCGGCGACCAGCTTCTACGCCACCTTCCAGCAGCTGATGCTGTCGCTCGGCATCTGCGTCGGCGCGGCCGCCCTGCACCTGGCCATGGCGCCGTCCGGGCGGATAACGCCGCAGCCCGGCGACTTCACCGTGGCCTTCCTGGTGGTGACGGCCATTTCGGCGTCGGCGACCATCTGGAACCTCAAGTTCTCGAAGACGGCCGGCGAGGAGATGAGCGGGCGGGTTCCGCGGTCGCCGCAGGGCCAGGTCGCCCAGGAGCAGACCGCCAAGTCCTGA
- a CDS encoding nucleotide disphospho-sugar-binding domain-containing protein, which yields MAPLLQPQSFLIATWEGGGSVPPALTVARKLVERGHAVRVMSDACNGPEALATGAAFTPWTRAPSRADRTRASELLQDWRHPGPDGLRQTLDALWTGPALRYAEDVIEALRRDPVDLVVTSEMLFGVAAGCEAVGQRFACLAANLSLVPIPGVPPFGPGLAPAKTEEDRALHGEIAQFTVNLFDHGLPALNAARAGLGLAPLPHTLDQLEAAERTLLATARAFDFAPDQLPERIRYVGPQLDNPGWAEPWTSPFPADDRRPLVLAGFSTTFQNHAAVLQRIIDAAAALPVRLVVTLGGSIAPDELRPADNTRLLASASHDAVMREAALVVTHGGHGTVMRALIHRRPLLVIPHGRDQNDNAIRVTERAAGLSLLPDAGEAEIRGALQRLLAEPAFVAGAERLGAAVAHEAANSPVVEELEALVGAATSEAPQLCPA from the coding sequence ATGGCGCCCCTGCTCCAACCCCAGTCGTTCCTGATCGCCACCTGGGAAGGCGGCGGCTCGGTTCCGCCGGCGCTGACGGTGGCGCGCAAGCTGGTCGAGCGCGGCCATGCCGTGCGGGTGATGAGCGACGCGTGCAATGGCCCGGAAGCCTTGGCGACCGGCGCCGCCTTCACGCCGTGGACCAGGGCCCCCAGTCGCGCGGACCGCACCCGCGCCAGCGAGTTGCTGCAGGACTGGCGACACCCGGGACCCGACGGGTTGCGCCAGACTCTCGACGCCCTATGGACCGGTCCGGCCTTGCGCTACGCCGAGGACGTCATCGAGGCGCTTCGACGTGATCCCGTGGACCTGGTGGTGACCAGCGAGATGCTGTTCGGGGTGGCGGCCGGTTGCGAAGCGGTGGGGCAGAGGTTCGCCTGCCTGGCCGCCAACCTGAGCCTCGTCCCCATTCCAGGCGTCCCGCCCTTCGGGCCCGGCCTGGCGCCGGCCAAGACCGAGGAAGACCGGGCGCTGCACGGAGAGATCGCCCAATTCACCGTCAACCTGTTCGATCACGGCTTGCCGGCGCTGAACGCCGCGCGCGCCGGCCTCGGGCTGGCGCCGCTGCCGCACACGCTCGACCAGCTGGAGGCGGCGGAACGGACGCTGCTCGCCACGGCCCGCGCCTTCGACTTCGCGCCGGACCAGCTCCCCGAGCGCATCCGCTACGTCGGGCCGCAGCTGGACAACCCCGGCTGGGCGGAGCCCTGGACGTCGCCCTTCCCCGCGGACGATCGCCGGCCGCTGGTGCTGGCGGGGTTCAGCACGACCTTCCAGAACCACGCCGCGGTCCTGCAACGGATCATCGATGCGGCGGCCGCGCTGCCGGTGCGGCTGGTGGTGACACTCGGCGGAAGCATCGCGCCGGACGAGCTCCGCCCGGCCGACAACACCCGCCTGCTGGCCAGCGCCTCGCACGATGCGGTGATGCGCGAAGCGGCCCTGGTCGTCACCCACGGCGGTCATGGCACGGTGATGCGGGCGCTGATCCACCGCCGGCCGCTGCTCGTGATCCCACACGGACGCGACCAGAACGACAACGCCATCCGGGTGACCGAGCGCGCCGCTGGGCTGTCGCTCCTGCCGGACGCCGGTGAGGCGGAGATCCGCGGCGCGCTCCAGCGCCTGCTGGCCGAGCCCGCCTTCGTCGCCGGGGCTGAGCGCCTGGGCGCGGCCGTGGCGCACGAGGCCGCAAACTCCCCCGTCGTCGAGGAGCTGGAGGCCCTGGTCGGCGCCGCGACCAGCGAGGCGCCACAGCTCTGTCCCGCCTGA
- a CDS encoding TetR/AcrR family transcriptional regulator, whose translation MNNVLPRRPYRQSARARAAEETGERILDAFSARLRDGWFDEIRLEDVAAAAGVTVQTVIRRFGGKTGLLEAQGERLSTEVQGRRDVSPGDIEGAIEALLDDYEASGDLVMRSLAQEDRHPAIRRLTELGRGYHRAWLDAVFAPWLAELSADEARRRTDALVAATDVYLWKLMRRDMARPLPEYRRLVETLVAAALAAAPGKETS comes from the coding sequence ATGAACAACGTTCTGCCACGTCGCCCCTATCGCCAGTCCGCCCGCGCCCGCGCGGCGGAGGAGACCGGCGAGCGCATCCTCGACGCCTTCTCCGCCCGCCTTCGCGACGGTTGGTTCGACGAGATCCGCCTGGAGGACGTCGCCGCCGCGGCGGGCGTGACGGTCCAGACGGTGATCCGCCGCTTCGGCGGCAAGACCGGCCTGCTCGAAGCCCAGGGCGAGCGCCTGAGCACCGAGGTCCAGGGGCGGCGCGACGTTTCGCCCGGCGATATTGAGGGCGCCATCGAGGCGCTGCTCGACGACTACGAGGCCTCCGGCGACCTGGTGATGCGAAGCCTTGCCCAGGAGGACCGCCACCCGGCGATCCGCCGGCTCACCGAGCTCGGCCGCGGCTACCACCGCGCCTGGCTGGACGCCGTCTTCGCGCCGTGGCTGGCGGAGCTGTCGGCGGACGAAGCGCGGCGGCGCACCGACGCCCTGGTCGCCGCCACCGATGTCTACCTGTGGAAGCTTATGCGCCGGGACATGGCGCGCCCGCTGCCGGAATACCGCCGGCTGGTCGAAACCCTGGTGGCCGCCGCCCTGGCCGCCGCCCCTGGAAAGGAAACCTCGTGA
- a CDS encoding ice nucleation protein, with protein MPISYLSTAQISQLSLTRITHLSTTQVGGMSSTQVGALTTQAVAALDTTQVGALTAGEVRGLTATQIPSFSNVIAFAPTQLQVLNAQQLDALTSAQVIALGSTQLGALSATQVGSLTVTQVSGLSGTQFQALSSTQVAGLSASQVAGLSTTEVGVLSQTQLSAMTAVQIGALSGSQAQQLSAGQVGWLSATQVGGLAAPALSNVLGAYGPTLSTTQTAGLTTTQFGAMSTTDFGQLGASHIAALAVSQIGALTGEEFSMLTATEVGGLAATQMSGLTATQAGALSASDFAKFTTTQVGALSAAQLGAVSATNLMSLDSSQIAAIDATHMQGLSATQLGGLSATDVARFSITQIDELAPSQIGALAPAVLASLDATTMSSLSASQIGGLSPFQVHSLTATEIGELTSTQVGAITPAQIGAMTSTAVGALSTTQVTALSASQVGALTKADLAVLDTTQVAVLSKTQLGGLTSGQVSAMTATDFGRLATTQIAALSGLQLSSVATTVIAGLTTTQVDAFTTSQIPSLTTSQVQVLTTTMINSLSAAQMNAFTLQQAPYLP; from the coding sequence GTGCCCATCTCCTACCTCTCGACCGCCCAGATCTCTCAGCTGTCGCTGACGCGGATTACGCACCTGTCCACGACCCAGGTCGGCGGCATGTCGTCCACGCAGGTCGGGGCGCTCACCACCCAGGCGGTGGCGGCGCTGGACACCACCCAGGTCGGCGCGCTGACCGCGGGAGAGGTGCGCGGGCTGACGGCGACGCAGATCCCGAGCTTCTCGAACGTCATCGCCTTCGCGCCCACGCAGCTTCAGGTGCTGAACGCCCAACAGCTGGATGCGCTCACCAGCGCCCAGGTCATCGCGCTCGGCTCGACGCAGCTGGGGGCGCTGAGCGCGACCCAGGTCGGCTCCCTCACCGTCACCCAGGTGTCCGGCCTGAGCGGAACCCAGTTCCAGGCGCTCAGCAGCACCCAGGTCGCGGGCCTCAGCGCCAGCCAGGTCGCGGGCCTGTCCACGACCGAGGTCGGCGTGCTGAGCCAGACCCAGCTTTCCGCCATGACCGCAGTGCAGATCGGCGCGCTCAGCGGTTCGCAGGCCCAGCAGCTCTCCGCCGGCCAGGTCGGCTGGCTCTCGGCCACGCAGGTCGGCGGCCTGGCCGCCCCTGCCCTGTCCAATGTGCTGGGCGCCTATGGACCGACGCTGTCCACCACCCAGACCGCCGGCCTGACCACCACCCAGTTCGGCGCGATGAGCACCACCGACTTCGGACAATTGGGCGCCAGCCACATCGCCGCCCTGGCCGTCTCGCAGATCGGCGCGCTGACCGGCGAGGAGTTCTCGATGCTCACCGCCACCGAGGTCGGCGGCCTGGCCGCCACCCAGATGAGCGGCCTCACCGCCACCCAGGCCGGCGCCCTGAGCGCGTCCGACTTCGCAAAGTTCACCACCACCCAGGTGGGCGCGCTGTCGGCGGCGCAACTGGGCGCGGTGTCGGCCACCAACCTCATGAGCCTCGACAGCAGCCAGATCGCGGCGATCGACGCGACCCATATGCAGGGGTTGAGCGCCACCCAGCTGGGCGGGCTTTCCGCCACCGACGTCGCGCGCTTCTCGATCACCCAGATCGACGAGCTGGCGCCCAGCCAGATCGGGGCGCTCGCCCCGGCCGTCCTGGCGTCGCTGGACGCCACCACTATGAGCTCGCTCAGCGCCAGCCAGATCGGCGGCCTGTCGCCGTTCCAGGTGCACAGCCTCACCGCCACCGAGATCGGCGAGCTCACGTCCACGCAGGTCGGGGCGATCACTCCGGCTCAGATCGGCGCGATGACCAGCACGGCGGTGGGCGCGCTGTCCACGACCCAGGTCACCGCGCTGAGCGCGTCGCAGGTCGGCGCCCTCACCAAGGCTGACCTCGCCGTCCTCGACACCACCCAGGTGGCGGTGCTCTCGAAGACCCAGCTGGGCGGCCTGACCAGCGGGCAGGTCTCGGCGATGACCGCGACCGACTTCGGCCGCCTGGCCACGACCCAGATCGCCGCACTCTCCGGGCTCCAGCTCAGCAGCGTCGCCACCACCGTCATCGCCGGCCTGACGACGACCCAGGTGGACGCCTTCACCACCAGCCAGATCCCCAGCCTGACCACCAGCCAGGTGCAGGTGCTGACGACCACGATGATCAACTCGCTGAGCGCGGCCCAGATGAACGCCTTCACCTTGCAGCAGGCGCCCTACCTGCCCTGA